The segment GACAATAAACGATATTTTTTAGGCAGAGCAGATGACGCGTTTGATCTTATGAGGAGTTTAGGAGTAGGAATAAATAATAAAGATTTTAATAAACTAAATTAATTACTTTCCGAAATTTTCTTTATTTACTAAAAAACAGCCCGTAAACAGGCTGCTTTATTGATGGGTGGCAAATGGGACGTGTTCAGAACTATTCCGTGGGGTGAAATCAAGGAAATGGCTGAAACAATAGGTTCATCTCAAAAAATAGACTAATATAAGCCTATTTTAGGTATATATTGACAAATTACTATAAAAATGCTATTGTACTATGATAGCTAGTTCCTTACAATTTAACATTTTAGGTTATATTTATTGGATTTTTTGAGCTTTTTTGCACGAGAAGGCTGGGAAAATTCAATAATTATAAACTTAAAAAAGGAGATAAAATTGAAATGGTCAAAAATTATTTTTGGAATGGTTAAAACCATATATCATTTAATATGGTTCGAATATGTCCGATATGCTTTAAAAGAAATAGTTGAAGATATATTTAAAGAAAATTCCAAAAAGTCTACCGGTAATACCTTCATACTTCTTGTTGGTTTTACTCACTCTGGCAAAGAAACACTTGTAAAAAATAATAAACAGTTACGGGAAATGTTTCTCGTTCATAGTGATGAGATTCATGTATATCTAAATGAATCTTTGAGATTTTTAAGAGATGATAACACCATTACTGGAGAAGCATATTGGGAACGACAATTCTTAACTCACATTGTTAGAAAGATGCTTTTACGGAGAGCTTTTAAAAGTAATATCAATGTCGTTAACGATTCGGCTAATCTCAGAAAGAGAGACCGATCTACTAAACTGGCGCTCGCTAAGAAATATGGATACCAAACAATCATTATCCAGGTACAGTGTCCAGAGAGCGTTCTTCTAAAACGATTAGAAGATTCGGATAATAAGAAGTCAGATTTGGATCAATCCAGTAATTGGGTTGCTTTGTACGCAACACAAAAATCTCGTTTTTGCCCAGTTAAAGGCAATGAAGCTGATAGAGTAATTCATTATCATAGTGATTTTCTAAAACCAGAATATCTACGAATATAATAAATGTAGTAAGTTAAATAACTTAAACCGAAAGGGAAATAATGGTTAAAAAAATCTTTAAAATTGTTGTTTTTTGTATCGTGGCTTCGATAATTATCGAAGGAGTTTGCTATTTACTAGGCCTAAAGTTAAATGGATCATTTATTGCTCAGACGGCTTTTAGAACTATGTATATAACATACGGATGGATACTCTCTAAAATGGTATCTCAGAGTGAGGATTAGTAATAGATAATTAAAATACTACCGGGAGAAATTCTGGAACAACAAAACCCTGATCAGAGAAATCTAGTCGGGGTTTTTTATTTACAAAAACACCCCATAACTAGGGCGTTTCTTCGATGGGTGGCAAATGGGATGTGTTCAGAACTATTAGGTGGCATGAAATAGAGGTAATCATTGATATTTTAGCCTAAATATGATATATTCTAGAATACTTGTTTTTTGACAATTTAGCAGATTATTGAATGATTTACTAAATTTCTAAGGCTTATTAGAGGTTTGGGAAATCATTTAATAATTTAAAGAAGAAGGAGTAAAAAATGTCTACAAAAGATATTATCAAAGATTATGGCACTACTGTTTCAGCTGAAGTATATAACAATGCTTTGCAGGGACATCAGTATATCCCACAAGCCGACCAAAGAATTGTTAATATTGTTTTAGAAAAAATTAATGATTTGCAGAAGGTAAAATCAATAATTTCCATCTTAGACCTTGGATGCGGACCCGGAAGACTTACGTATAAATTTGCTAAGAAAGGGACTCTGGTTCACGGAATAGATTTATCAGAAAGTTTTATCAATGCTGCAATCAATTTTAACTCTACTTATTCTCAAATTTCTTTCATGCAGTATGATTTTGCATCGGTCAATTTTCCTCACGAAGATATGGCATCACAGTATGACATTATTGTTATGCAAGGTGTCATGCATCATGTTCATGGAGAAGAAAGAAAACTTTTTCTCGAAAGATGTCATAAACTTTTAAACTCTGATGGCATACTTATTATCGGTGATGAATTCATTAAGCCATATATCCAGGAAGCCGACAGAATAGTTAATGTTGCAGAATTCTATCTGCATATTATCGGAGAAGCGATAAAGGGTGGTTTTATGGATCTTGCTTTTGAGGAAGCAAAAAACCTTATCGATGATACATTGTCAGGAGAAGAAGGTGCCGGTTTTGCAAATGACGAGATTATTAAGTGGATATTTTATGTAGCCCAAAGATGTAATAAAGATTTCTATGAAGGGGGTTCAATGTATTACATTGATGTCCAGGATTTAATTACCTTCCTTAAAAGGGAGTGTAGTGAGCTTGCCTCTACAAATGAAAAAAGCTTTAATCGAGGAGACTTCAAAGTGTCTCTTGATGTTTTTGAAAGAGAGCTACAGAAATATTCTTTCCAATTAGATAATACCAATACAATTGGCCCCGTTGATCAACTTGGAGGAATGGCCGTACTTACCTTTAAACAAAAAAATAATTAAGCCGAAAGGAAAAATAGAATGAAGCTAAAAACAATCGCTATTATTCTTGCCACCTTTGTTGTCTCGCAGATTTATTGCTTGGTGATAGGGGGATTAACAATGGGAATACAGGGCCATGACTTTTTTTCAGTCATATGGATATCTCTATGGGTTGGACTTCTCTTTCTTGGTATTTGTGGATTATTATTTTGGATAAATAATACCAAAGCTGACCTCTATTCTGATGGTCCCTAAAAATAAATATTGTACTTTCAAATAAACCGTTACGCTTATATAAGTAACGGTTTTTTATTTTAGTCAGAACTAAAAATACTCTATAAAGTAAGGCTAATCTAAAGAATTTCTACTATGGGTGGCAAATGGGACGTGTTTAGAATAATTGAGTGGGGTGAGCGTGAGGTGATTGACAAAATTAGTAAAATGTTTTAACCTATTAAGTTATTTCATTTAAAATATATTTCAAAAATAAAATCCGCCAAAAGCGGAGAAGGGATAGGAAAATGAAACACATTATATTAGCTTTAGTATTACTCGTTTATTTAAACAAAGGATTTTCTCAGCAAGAACCATGGCAGCCGATCTGGTCTAGCGTTGTAGGTAGCTGGTCATACGCAGGAATATTTGTTGATAATGATCGCGGTTGCATTTTAAATTATAATCAACCCATTTTAGCAACTACTAATGGAGGAGAAACATGGCAATCATCTAATGTTTCTAACGGAAGATATATTGAAAAAGTCGCATTTTCACCACGGGGAGATACAGGTTA is part of the Candidatus Falkowbacteria bacterium genome and harbors:
- a CDS encoding class I SAM-dependent methyltransferase — its product is MSTKDIIKDYGTTVSAEVYNNALQGHQYIPQADQRIVNIVLEKINDLQKVKSIISILDLGCGPGRLTYKFAKKGTLVHGIDLSESFINAAINFNSTYSQISFMQYDFASVNFPHEDMASQYDIIVMQGVMHHVHGEERKLFLERCHKLLNSDGILIIGDEFIKPYIQEADRIVNVAEFYLHIIGEAIKGGFMDLAFEEAKNLIDDTLSGEEGAGFANDEIIKWIFYVAQRCNKDFYEGGSMYYIDVQDLITFLKRECSELASTNEKSFNRGDFKVSLDVFERELQKYSFQLDNTNTIGPVDQLGGMAVLTFKQKNN
- a CDS encoding ATP-binding protein, which produces MKWSKIIFGMVKTIYHLIWFEYVRYALKEIVEDIFKENSKKSTGNTFILLVGFTHSGKETLVKNNKQLREMFLVHSDEIHVYLNESLRFLRDDNTITGEAYWERQFLTHIVRKMLLRRAFKSNINVVNDSANLRKRDRSTKLALAKKYGYQTIIIQVQCPESVLLKRLEDSDNKKSDLDQSSNWVALYATQKSRFCPVKGNEADRVIHYHSDFLKPEYLRI